From one Mangifera indica cultivar Alphonso unplaced genomic scaffold, CATAS_Mindica_2.1 Un_0064, whole genome shotgun sequence genomic stretch:
- the LOC123207178 gene encoding dnaJ homolog subfamily A member 1-like, with product MESTLIDTWWAITTTLQRVPVVSSDTVAPIKAFIFRYQEAEADGRTIHQYHRRRLLHLEAGVGRTIWTNQLSKGSQQRLSPEMQAEGAPPTPSCFRTRRGWQANQEEEWVSIKVKPGWKEGTKITFEGMGNEVPGGCHPADITFVIAEKQLNLFRREGDDLELVVDIPLVDALSGCTIPIPLLDGKKMDLSIGEIVHPG from the exons ATGGAATCTACACTAATAGATACATGGTGGGCCATAACCACGACCCTCCAACGGGTCCCGGTTGTTTCTTCGGACACCGTAGCACCGATAAAAGCTTTCATTTTCCGTTATCAAGAAGCTGAAGCAGATGGAAGGACCATTCACCAATACCATCGCCGGCGTCTTCTCCATTTAGAAGCTGGAGTCGGAAGAACGATATGGACGAATCAACTATCAAAGGGTTCCCAGCAGCGTCTATCTCCCGAAATGCAAGCCGAAGGAGCACCACCAACCCCATCATGTTTTCGAACTCGACGGGGTTG GCAAGCAAATCAAGAGGAAGAATGGGTATCAATAAAAGTGAAGCCAGGATGGAAAGAAGGAACAAAGATAACATTTGAAGGGATGGGAAATGAGGTTCCAGGAGGATGTCACCCAGCTGACATAACCTTTGTGATTGCAGAGAAACAGCTTAATTTGTTTAGGAGAGAAGGCGATGATTTGGAGTTGGTAGTAGACATACCTCTAGTTGACGCTCTTTCGGGTTGCACCATTCCAATTCCTCTGCTGGACGGGAAGAAGATGGATTTGAGTATTGGTGAAATCGTCCATCCTGGCTAG
- the LOC123207162 gene encoding aldehyde dehydrogenase family 3 member H1-like, whose product MGSEEVTKKKEVFDSAAASAVVSELRGSFSAGKTRSYKWRVAQLKSMFKMLDEHEPEIVAALRDDIAKPEFEGSLYEVGMLKGSIRLALKELKNWMAPEKAKTKITTFPSSAEIVSEPLGVVLIISAWNYPFLLSLDPVVGAIAAGNALVLKPSEIAPASSSLLAKLVGEYMDSSCIRVVEGAVAATSSLLEQKWDKIFYTGNARVARIVMAAAAKHLTPVVLELGGKSPVVVDSDINLQVATRRIIMGKWGCNNGQACISPDYVVTTKDYAPKLVDSLKCELEKFFGEKQLESKDLSRIVNSNHFTRLSNMLDDEKVSGKIVHGGERDKSNLRIAPTILLDVPRDSLIMSEEIFGPLLPILTVDKIENSFDIINAGSKPLAAYLFTNNKMLKQQFVAMVSAGGVVVNDTTLHLAVSTLPFGGVQESGMGSYHGKFSFDAFSHKKAVLYRSFAGDAPLRYPPYTQGKLMLLKAVMSGSLIGIIRALLGFRKA is encoded by the exons ATGGGGAGTGAAGAGGTGACGAAGAAGAAGGAGGTTTTCGATTCGGCGGCGGCAAGTGCGGTGGTTAGTGAGCTAAGAGGAAGTTTCTCGGCGGGAAAGACTCGGAGCTACAAGTGGAGAGTGGCTCAGTTGAAGAGTATGTTCAAGATGCTTGACGAACACGAGCCGGAGATTGTCGCTGCTCTTCGTGATGATATCGCCAAGCCTGAATTTGAAGGCTCCCTTTACGAG GTAGGTATGTTGAAAGGCTCAATCCGATTGGCACTGAAGGAACTAAAAAACTGGATGGCTCCAGAGAAG GCTAAAACTAAAATTACCACTTTTCCTTCCTCTGCTGAAATAGTGTCAGAACCACTGGGAGTTGTATTGATTATCTCAGCATGGAACTACCCTTTCT TGTTGTCTCTTGATCCAGTTGTTGGAGCAATTGCAGCTGGTAATGCCCTGGTTCTAAAGCCTTCTGAAATTGCTCCAGCTTCATCTTCACTGCTTGCAAAATTAGTAGGGGAGTATATGGATTCCTCTTGTATCAGGGTTGTTGAAGGGGCTGTTGCTGCAACATCTTCCCTGCTGGAGCAAAAAtgggataaaattttttatacag GCAATGCAAGAGTTGCACGAATTGTGATGGCTGCTGCTGCAAAGCACCTAACACCAGTTGTCTTGGAGCTTGGAGGAAAATCTCCTGTTGTTGTTGATTCAGACATTAATTTACAA GTTGCAACTAGGCGGATTATCATGGGCAAGTGGGGTTGTAATAATGGACAAGCATGCATTTCTCCTGATTATGTTGTAACTACAAAAGATTATGCGCCAAAATTG GTGGATAGTCTGAAATGCGAATTGGAGAAATTTTTTGGGGAAAAACAATTGGAATCAAAAGACTTGTCTCGCATTGTGAACTCCAACCACTTTACTCGCCTGTCAAATATGTTGGATGACGAGAAGGTTTCTGGAAAAATAGTCCATGGAGGAGAAAGGGACAAATCTAACCT AAGGATTGCTCCAACTATCCTGCTAGATGTTCCTCGAGACTCACTGATCATGAGTGAGGAGATATTTGGTCCATTGCTTCCCATACTCACG GTTGACAAAATAGAGAATAgctttgatataattaatgcGGGATCAAAGCCACTTGCAGCATATTTATTTACCAACAACAAGATGCTCAAGCAGCAATTTGTGGCAATGGTCTCGGCAGGGGGTGTGGTTGTCAATGACACAACTTTACAT CTTGCAGTATCCACTCTACCATTTGGAGGAGTCCAGGAGAGTGGGATGGGATCGTACCATGGGAAATTTTCTTTTGACGCTTTTAGCCATAAAAAAGCGGTTCTGTACAGAAGTTTTGCTGGTGATGCGCCTTTGAGATACCCTCCATATACACAGGGTAAGCTAATGTTGCTGAAGGCTGTGATGTCTGGTAGTTTAATTGGTATAATTCGTGCCCTTCTGGGATTCCGTAAGGCTTAA
- the LOC123207163 gene encoding LOW QUALITY PROTEIN: probable L-ascorbate peroxidase 6, chloroplastic/mitochondrial (The sequence of the model RefSeq protein was modified relative to this genomic sequence to represent the inferred CDS: inserted 1 base in 1 codon), with translation MPYSLSSAATSRLLSSRSAAAVSKLAFASASASLSFSFSTSSFKCLRSSPLIHQKRCLVNATNRQFNTSASPKCAASDPAQLKSAREDIKELLKTKFCHPILVRLGWHDAGTYNKNIEEWPQRGGANGSLRFEVELKHGANAGLVNALQLIQPIKDKYSGVTYADLFQLASATAIEEAGGPKLRMKYGRIDVSGPEQCPEEGRLPDAGPPSPAEHLRSVFYRMGLNDQEIVVLSGAHTLGRSRPERSGWGKSETKYTKDGPGAPGGQSWTVKWLKFDNSYFKDIKEKMDEDLLVLPTDAVIFEDPSFKVYAEKYAEDQEAFFKDYAEAHAKLSNLGAKFDPPEGIVIDDSXEKFVAAKYSSGKDLKNKYLGFFCGIYK, from the exons ATGCCTTATTCATTGAGCAGCGCCGCCACTTCCCGTCTCCTCTCCTCCCGTTCCGCCGCCGCTGTCTCTAAGCTTGCTTTCGCTTCTGCTTCTGCttccctttcattttctttctctactTCTTCTTTCAAATGTCTCAGATCCTCTCCGCTCATTCACCAG AAGAGATGCTTGGTGAATGCGACGAACCGACAGTTTAACACATCAGCGTCGCCGAAATGTGCGGCTTCGGATCCTGCTCAATTGAAAAGTGCTAGAGAAGATATCAAGGAGCTTCTGAAAACCAAGTTTTGCCATCCTATTTTG GTTCGTCTTGGTTGGCATGATGCGGGTACTTATAACAAGAACATTGAGGAGTGGCCTCAAAGGGGTGGAGCTAATGGAAGTCTTAGATTTGAAGTTGAGCTTAAACATGGAGCTAATGCTG GCCTTGTGAACGCATTGCAGCTGATTCAACCCATAAAGGACAAATACTCTGGTGTCACCTATGCAGACTTATTCCAGTTGGCCAGTGCTACTGCTATAGAG GAAGCCGGGGGCCCCAAATTACGCATGAAATACGGAAGAATAGATGTCTCTGGACCTGAGCAGTGCCCTGAAGAAGGAAGGCTTCCTG ATGCTGGCCCTCCCTCACCAGCTGAACATTTGCGAAGTGTTTTCTACAGAATGGGATTAAATGATCAG GAAATAGTTGTTTTATCAGGTGCACATACCCTGGGAAGGTCTAGACCTGAACGGAGTGGTTGGGGAAAATCAGAAACAAAGTATACG AAAGATGGACCCGGAGCTCCTGGAGGGCAGTCCTGGACGGTTAAATGgttgaaatttgataattccTACTTCAAG GATATTAAAGAGAAAATGGATGAAGATCTTCTTGTGTTGCCTACCGATGCTGTCATTTTTGAAGATCCTTCATTCAAG GTATATGCTGAGAAATATGCTGAAGATCAGGAAGCATTTTTCAAAGATTATGCTGAAGCCCATGCCAAACTCAGCAACCTTGGTGCCAAATTTGATCCTCCTGAG GGTATCGTGATAGATGATA CAGAGAAGTTCGTAGCTGCCAAGTATTCTTCTGGGAAG GATTTAAAAAACAAGTATCTTGGTTTCTTTTGCGGTATCTATAAATAA